The proteins below come from a single Heliangelus exortis chromosome 31, bHelExo1.hap1, whole genome shotgun sequence genomic window:
- the LOC139789105 gene encoding thiol S-methyltransferase TMT1A-like: MPELPILLLRACLALLAMPIYLLSFVGIWEPFCKKVFFPYFLGHLSDIHLKKSKKQRQELFQSLPDFRRGSGELRLLEIGTGCGVNFEFYPPGCKVTCTDINPNFQQFLTKNMAKNQHLHYEQFLVASGDDLHQVPSGSVDAVVCTLVLCSVNNISGTLEEVLRVLRPGGAFYFLEHVAADRSSWKYFWQQICHPTWKLIFDGCCLTRELWKNLQQANFSELKLQHISVALPWTPVEPHIVGYAVK; encoded by the exons ATGCCAGAActtcccatcctcctcctccgtGCCTGCCTGGCACTGCTTGCCATGCCCATCTACCTCCTCTCCTTCGTGGGCATATGGGAGCCTTTCTGCAAGAAggtattttttccttacttcTTAGGGCATCTTTCAGACATCCACCTGAAAAAATCAAAGAAGCAGAGGCAGGAATTATTCCAGAGTCTCCCTGACTTCAGGAGAGGCTCAGGAGAGCTGAGACTGCTGGAGATCGGGACGGGCTGCGGGGTTAACTTTGAGTTCTACCCACCAGGCTGCAAAGTCACCTGCACTGACATCAACCCCAACTTCCAGCAATTTCTTACAAAAAACATGGCCAAGAACCAACACCTCCACTACGAACAATTCCTGGTAGCCTCAGGAGATGACCTGCACCAGGTGCCCAGTGGCTCTGTGGACGCCGTCGTCTGCACCCTCGTCCTCTGCTCTGTGAACAACATCAGTGGCACCCTGGAGGAGGTGCTGAGAGTGCTGAGACCT GGAGGAGCTTTCTACTTCTTGGAGCACGTGGCTGCGGATCGTTCCAGCTGGAAGTACTTCTGGCAGCAGATCTGCCACCCGACTTGGAAACTCATCTTTGATGGATGCTGCCTGACGAGAGAGCTGTGGAAAAACCTCCAACAAGCCAACTTCTCGGAGCTGAAGTTACAACACATCAGCGTGGCCCTGCCTTGGACACCCGTGGAGCCTCACATCGTGGGCTACGCCGTGAAGTAA